In the Bacilli bacterium genome, one interval contains:
- the zwf gene encoding glucose-6-phosphate dehydrogenase has product MDRINPQEGVTFFIFGATGDLARRKLFPAIYSLYRDGKLNDRFVVIGLARRSKTNEQFRDDVYQSIGEFGRHKLNDKAQWDKFAEHFHYMSLDSGNQEGFHELNRRTAQLEEKFGITGNRLFYLALAPELFGQVALNLREGGLLQSGGWHRVVIEKPFGYDLASAKRLNESIREVFDESQIYRIDHYLGKEMVQNLEVVRFSNAFFEPLWNNKYIANVQITLSETVGVEERGGYYDKSGALRDMAQNHIMQMIAMIAMEPPSRMNPEDIRDEKVKVLRSLRIYSSPADVAENVVRGQYQEGVMNGKPVPGYRGEDSVNPQSGTETFFAAKVFVDNFRWSGVPFYVRTGKRMPVKTTEVVVEFKNVPKNIYFAQKTKLEPNLLVFRVHPMEGIYVRFNAKQPGSEWAITPMAMDFCQSCQVGYNTPEAYERLLFDAVRGDSTYFTRWDEVSHAWEFVDPIAKAWQENQGELQFYPAGSWGPDKANELLAKDGFKWWPVNGQDESGVNWS; this is encoded by the coding sequence ATGGATAGGATCAATCCGCAAGAAGGGGTTACATTTTTCATCTTCGGCGCTACCGGCGATTTGGCTAGAAGAAAGCTTTTTCCGGCAATCTACAGTTTATACCGCGACGGCAAGCTAAACGATCGTTTTGTCGTGATCGGGCTTGCGCGCCGCAGCAAAACGAACGAGCAATTCCGCGATGATGTATATCAGTCGATCGGCGAATTTGGCCGCCATAAATTGAACGATAAAGCGCAATGGGACAAATTTGCGGAGCATTTTCATTATATGTCGTTGGACAGCGGCAACCAGGAAGGCTTTCACGAACTGAACCGCCGCACCGCGCAATTGGAAGAAAAATTCGGCATAACCGGGAACCGGCTGTTTTATCTCGCGTTGGCTCCGGAATTGTTCGGCCAGGTGGCCTTGAATCTGCGCGAGGGCGGTTTGCTGCAAAGCGGCGGCTGGCACCGGGTGGTGATTGAAAAACCGTTCGGTTACGATCTTGCTTCCGCCAAACGGTTGAACGAAAGCATTCGGGAAGTGTTTGACGAGTCGCAAATTTATCGGATCGACCATTATCTGGGTAAAGAAATGGTGCAAAACCTGGAAGTCGTCCGGTTTTCCAACGCCTTTTTCGAACCGCTGTGGAATAACAAGTATATCGCCAATGTGCAGATCACTTTAAGCGAAACGGTCGGCGTGGAAGAGCGGGGCGGATATTACGACAAATCCGGCGCCCTGCGGGACATGGCGCAAAACCACATTATGCAGATGATCGCCATGATCGCGATGGAACCGCCGAGCCGAATGAATCCGGAGGATATCCGCGACGAGAAAGTGAAAGTGCTGCGCTCGCTGCGGATCTATTCGTCACCGGCGGATGTGGCGGAAAATGTTGTGCGCGGGCAATATCAGGAAGGCGTCATGAACGGGAAGCCGGTTCCCGGGTACCGCGGCGAAGATTCCGTAAACCCGCAATCGGGGACGGAGACGTTTTTTGCCGCCAAAGTGTTTGTGGACAATTTCCGCTGGTCCGGCGTGCCGTTTTATGTGCGCACAGGCAAGCGGATGCCGGTCAAGACGACGGAAGTGGTTGTCGAATTCAAAAACGTTCCGAAAAACATTTATTTTGCGCAGAAAACAAAACTGGAGCCGAATTTGCTCGTGTTTCGCGTGCACCCGATGGAAGGCATCTATGTTCGTTTTAACGCCAAACAACCGGGCTCGGAATGGGCGATCACCCCGATGGCAATGGATTTTTGCCAAAGCTGCCAGGTTGGCTACAACACTCCCGAAGCGTATGAGCGGTTGCTGTTCGATGCCGTGCGCGGCGATTCGACGTACTTTACGCGTTGGGACGAAGTTTCGCACGCCTGGGAATTTGTCGATCCGATCGCCAAAGCGTGGCAAGAAAACCAGGGCGAATTGCAATTTTATCCTGCCGGCTCCTGGGGGCCGGATAAAGCAAACGAACTACTGGCCAAAGACGGGTTTAAATGGTGGCCCGTCAACGGACAAGACGAAAGCGGGGTTAACTGGTCGTGA